A section of the Prochlorococcus sp. MIT 1341 genome encodes:
- the coaBC gene encoding bifunctional phosphopantothenoylcysteine decarboxylase/phosphopantothenate--cysteine ligase CoaBC, with protein sequence MRSKSTNLLKGRKILVAASGSIAAVKTPLLVSSLIKSGAEVRCLITPSAARLVSPLSLASLSRNKCFQEEDQWSPQQAKPLHIALAEWADLIVVAPLSASSLARWSQGLAEGLLASVLLAFEKPIVAAAAMNTGMWGNQAIKGNWERLKTFNNLLCLEPSEGLLACDRVGEGRMVSNELIQLAIESAFLQASSEGKITKDWTGLRLLTTSGPTVEPLDPARLLTNRSSGKMGVLLAQAAKLRGAKVDLIHGPLQTPEGFLEGLTTYPITNANQMKELLNELQRSANAVVMAAAVADLRLQRGQNNKKVRKEELLSTIQEDLEQVPDLLKEMATKRLPGQVLLGFAALSGEDSEIQKLGEMKRAQKDCDLLMANPIDRDGQGFEVDTNGGWLLGKNGLVQLMPVQPKLQLAHKLLDALLLSGLKN encoded by the coding sequence ATGAGGAGTAAATCAACGAATCTTCTAAAGGGACGAAAGATACTTGTTGCAGCTAGTGGAAGTATTGCAGCTGTAAAAACCCCACTGCTAGTTAGCTCCCTAATTAAATCAGGTGCAGAAGTTAGATGTTTAATTACGCCGAGCGCGGCGCGACTTGTCAGTCCGCTATCCCTTGCAAGCCTTAGCAGAAACAAATGTTTTCAAGAAGAGGATCAGTGGAGTCCACAACAAGCAAAACCTTTGCATATTGCCCTTGCTGAATGGGCTGATCTAATAGTTGTAGCGCCACTTAGTGCATCTTCACTTGCAAGATGGTCGCAAGGCCTAGCAGAAGGTCTTTTGGCTAGTGTTTTGCTGGCCTTTGAAAAGCCAATTGTGGCAGCTGCCGCAATGAATACAGGTATGTGGGGCAATCAAGCGATTAAGGGTAACTGGGAAAGGCTAAAAACATTCAACAATCTCCTTTGCCTAGAACCTTCAGAAGGCTTGCTCGCTTGTGACCGGGTAGGTGAAGGTCGAATGGTTTCAAATGAACTGATTCAACTTGCAATAGAGAGTGCCTTTTTGCAAGCAAGCTCTGAAGGCAAAATCACGAAAGATTGGACTGGACTAAGACTATTAACAACTTCCGGTCCCACAGTTGAACCTTTAGATCCAGCAAGGCTACTAACTAATCGAAGCAGCGGAAAGATGGGTGTACTCCTAGCTCAAGCAGCCAAGCTAAGAGGAGCAAAAGTAGACCTGATACATGGTCCGCTACAAACACCAGAAGGCTTTTTAGAAGGTTTAACCACTTATCCGATAACAAATGCAAATCAAATGAAAGAGCTGCTGAATGAGCTCCAGAGAAGCGCCAATGCAGTCGTAATGGCTGCAGCAGTTGCGGATTTACGACTTCAGAGAGGTCAAAATAATAAAAAAGTCAGAAAAGAAGAGCTTCTTTCAACTATTCAAGAAGATTTAGAGCAAGTTCCAGACCTTTTAAAAGAGATGGCGACAAAACGCCTACCTGGACAAGTTCTACTAGGTTTTGCAGCCCTTTCCGGTGAAGACAGCGAGATTCAAAAACTTGGAGAGATGAAACGAGCGCAAAAAGATTGCGACCTATTAATGGCAAATCCAATCGATCGTGATGGGCAAGGATTTGAGGTCGATACAAACGGAGGGTGGTTACTAGGAAAAAATGGGTTGGTTCAATTGATGCCCGTTCAACCCAAACTTCAGCTTGCACATAAATTGTTAGATGCGTTATTGCTTTCCGGATTAAAAAATTAA
- a CDS encoding DUF3177 family protein — protein sequence MENLSYSIFVNLTYHLAAYFAVGLPCVLMIWSYAQKEASMIRLMSIYWKVSSLLAISMLLLTNQRPIGYLITFLAPILMVLSVWFWVDLNEELADLPPWRALPLTVRIWRWALTGFGLIATLVSAMSLSCMHATSLPRCMAWVHGPQGLHQLLAKVFAFLFGGSWTEPVAAFIGYLALIAYTVGLLQWLLVRLPKQGRIAGEF from the coding sequence GTGGAGAATCTCAGTTACAGCATTTTTGTAAACCTCACATATCACCTTGCTGCTTACTTTGCCGTAGGACTTCCGTGCGTTCTAATGATCTGGTCTTATGCCCAAAAAGAAGCTTCGATGATCAGATTGATGTCAATCTATTGGAAGGTATCTAGCCTTCTTGCAATAAGCATGCTCTTACTAACGAACCAACGGCCAATTGGCTATTTGATAACCTTTCTGGCCCCAATACTAATGGTCCTATCAGTATGGTTCTGGGTGGATTTGAACGAGGAACTTGCTGATCTACCACCTTGGAGAGCATTACCCTTAACTGTACGCATTTGGCGATGGGCACTTACTGGTTTTGGACTGATTGCCACCTTAGTTAGTGCAATGAGTCTTTCATGCATGCATGCAACATCCCTACCACGTTGCATGGCCTGGGTTCATGGCCCCCAAGGCCTCCATCAACTATTAGCAAAAGTTTTTGCCTTCCTGTTTGGAGGAAGCTGGACAGAGCCAGTGGCAGCTTTTATTGGATATCTAGCCCTAATCGCATATACGGTTGGCTTGTTGCAATGGCTACTAGTACGACTACCCAAGCAAGGGAGAATCGCCGGAGAATTCTGA
- the ileS gene encoding isoleucine--tRNA ligase: MTEKKAQGSKAQSTYKETLNLLKTGFGMRANAIVREPEIQEFWKKKGVDLNLGLSNKGPIFTLHDGPPYANGSLHMGHALNKVLKDIINKYQILRGRKVRFIPGWDCHGLPIELKVLQGLDEQQRKSLTPLKLRKKAAGYARKQVQQQMKGFRRWGVWADWENPYLTLNREYEAAQIELFGTMALKGHIYRGLKPVHWSPSSQTALAEAELEYPDGHVSPSIYVAFPVIELPENLRAILLTQGVELPKEASEIAKKVKLAIWTTTPWTLPANLAISINQNLDYAFAEDSDGRILILAAKLMEELSETISSSLKLLANVKGHLLQGILYNNPIANRKSPVVIGGDYITTESGTGLVHTAPGHGLDDFNTGKKYGLPVLCPVDETGTLTAEAGKFAGLNVLGEANQEIIKALQNEKALLRHVPYEHRYPYDWRTKKPTIFRATEQWFASVEGFRADVLKSIKAVEWLPSSGRNRIESMVRERGDWCISRQRTWGVPIPVFYERDGDQVLLNSEVISHVKDLIEVHGADIWWEKEESELLPERYASEANRWRKGTDTMDVWFDSGSSWASVTQKMSDLHCPADLYLEGSDQHRGWFQSSLLTSVAVLGRAPYRRVLTHGFALDDKGRKMSKSLGNIVDPEVIIEGGSNQKKNPPYGADVLRLWVSSVDYSVDVPIGESILRQLSDVYRKVRNTARYLLGNLHDFNPASDAISLEELPLIDRWMLHRTSQIIDEVSDAFDKYDFSRFFQILQSFCVSDLSSFYLDISKDRLYVSAPSDRRRRTCQTVLSLVIESLAGLISPVLCHMAEDIWQNLPYAVNEESVFLRAWPVPPDSWRDSTLNVHVLQLRELRGLINRVLEDCRSKQQLGSALDSAVRVELKSQNLIDAINWLNTNGDSETDVLRDWFLVSQLQLGGEPWAELISSQSDQIALIEVARARGKKCNRCWHYELDIGSSNTHPDLCGRCINILERI, translated from the coding sequence GTGACTGAGAAGAAAGCTCAGGGCTCCAAAGCCCAATCCACATACAAGGAAACCTTGAATCTTTTAAAGACAGGGTTTGGAATGCGTGCTAACGCAATTGTGCGAGAACCTGAAATTCAGGAGTTTTGGAAGAAAAAAGGAGTCGATTTAAATCTTGGACTTTCTAATAAGGGGCCAATATTTACTCTTCATGATGGGCCTCCATATGCCAATGGTTCTCTGCATATGGGGCATGCCTTAAATAAAGTTCTTAAGGACATAATTAATAAATATCAGATTCTCAGAGGTAGGAAGGTTCGTTTTATTCCTGGTTGGGATTGCCATGGTCTTCCTATAGAACTTAAGGTTTTGCAAGGCCTAGATGAGCAGCAACGTAAATCATTAACTCCTTTAAAACTAAGAAAAAAAGCTGCTGGATATGCCAGGAAGCAGGTTCAACAGCAAATGAAAGGTTTTCGTAGATGGGGGGTTTGGGCTGATTGGGAGAACCCTTACTTAACTCTTAATAGGGAATATGAAGCTGCACAAATCGAACTCTTTGGAACAATGGCTTTGAAGGGCCATATTTACCGTGGTTTGAAACCGGTACATTGGAGTCCTAGCTCTCAGACAGCCCTTGCAGAGGCAGAGCTTGAATATCCAGATGGTCATGTTAGCCCAAGCATTTATGTTGCTTTTCCAGTAATAGAGCTCCCAGAAAACCTGAGAGCAATACTTCTCACTCAGGGAGTTGAGTTACCCAAGGAGGCTTCCGAGATTGCAAAAAAGGTGAAATTGGCAATTTGGACTACTACTCCATGGACTCTTCCAGCAAACCTTGCCATTTCTATTAATCAGAATCTTGATTATGCATTTGCTGAGGATAGTGACGGGAGGATTCTTATACTTGCGGCAAAACTTATGGAAGAACTAAGTGAGACAATTTCCTCCTCATTAAAGTTACTTGCCAATGTTAAAGGTCATCTTCTGCAGGGAATTCTCTATAACAATCCTATTGCTAACAGAAAAAGTCCAGTCGTAATAGGAGGTGACTATATAACTACTGAATCTGGAACGGGTCTTGTGCATACTGCTCCTGGTCATGGTCTTGATGATTTCAATACAGGAAAGAAGTATGGCTTGCCAGTTCTTTGCCCTGTTGATGAAACTGGGACACTTACAGCGGAAGCAGGAAAGTTTGCTGGTTTAAATGTTTTAGGAGAGGCTAATCAAGAGATTATTAAGGCGCTCCAGAATGAAAAAGCTCTTTTAAGGCATGTACCTTACGAACATAGATATCCATATGATTGGAGAACTAAAAAGCCAACAATTTTCAGAGCAACTGAACAATGGTTTGCTTCCGTAGAAGGTTTTCGAGCTGATGTTTTGAAGTCAATTAAGGCTGTTGAATGGTTACCTTCTTCAGGCCGAAATCGAATTGAATCAATGGTTCGTGAAAGAGGGGATTGGTGTATTTCACGGCAAAGGACTTGGGGAGTCCCAATCCCTGTGTTTTATGAGAGAGATGGGGATCAGGTGCTTCTGAACTCTGAGGTTATTTCACATGTCAAGGACTTGATAGAGGTTCATGGCGCAGATATTTGGTGGGAGAAAGAAGAGTCGGAACTCCTTCCAGAAAGGTATGCCTCTGAAGCTAATCGTTGGCGTAAGGGAACCGATACTATGGATGTTTGGTTTGATTCTGGATCAAGTTGGGCATCCGTTACTCAAAAAATGAGTGACCTTCATTGCCCTGCTGATCTTTATTTAGAAGGCTCAGATCAGCATCGTGGCTGGTTTCAATCTTCTTTGCTTACCTCAGTCGCCGTATTAGGGAGAGCTCCATATCGAAGAGTCTTGACTCATGGATTTGCGTTGGACGATAAAGGTAGAAAGATGAGCAAATCTCTTGGCAACATTGTCGATCCAGAAGTAATTATTGAAGGTGGTAGCAACCAGAAGAAAAACCCACCATATGGAGCTGATGTTCTAAGACTGTGGGTGAGTTCAGTTGATTATTCTGTAGATGTACCAATTGGGGAAAGTATTCTTAGACAACTTAGTGATGTTTATCGAAAAGTAAGAAATACTGCGCGTTATCTATTGGGAAATCTTCACGACTTTAATCCAGCGAGTGATGCTATCTCTCTGGAAGAGTTGCCGTTAATTGATCGTTGGATGTTGCACAGAACGTCCCAGATTATTGATGAAGTTAGTGATGCTTTTGACAAGTATGATTTCTCAAGGTTTTTTCAGATACTCCAGAGTTTCTGTGTTTCTGATCTCTCCAGTTTTTATTTAGATATATCTAAAGATAGGTTATATGTTAGTGCCCCATCTGACCGGCGTAGAAGGACTTGTCAAACAGTTCTTTCATTAGTGATAGAAAGTCTGGCGGGGCTTATATCTCCAGTGCTATGCCATATGGCAGAAGATATTTGGCAGAACCTTCCTTATGCAGTTAATGAAGAGTCTGTATTCCTAAGAGCTTGGCCTGTTCCCCCGGATTCATGGAGAGACTCTACATTGAATGTCCATGTGCTTCAGTTGCGTGAATTAAGAGGATTAATTAATAGGGTCTTAGAGGATTGCAGGTCCAAACAACAATTAGGGTCTGCACTAGATTCGGCAGTTAGAGTAGAACTTAAAAGTCAGAACTTGATAGATGCAATTAACTGGTTGAATACAAATGGGGATTCTGAAACTGATGTTTTAAGGGATTGGTTTTTGGTGTCACAATTGCAGCTAGGCGGGGAGCCATGGGCTGAATTAATTTCTAGTCAATCAGATCAGATTGCATTGATTGAGGTAGCAAGAGCTAGAGGAAAGAAATGTAATAGATGTTGGCACTATGAATTAGATATAGGGTCTAGTAATACTCATCCCGATTTATGTGGCAGGTGTATAAATATTTTAGAACGAATTTAG
- the gatC gene encoding Asp-tRNA(Asn)/Glu-tRNA(Gln) amidotransferase subunit GatC — MSNITKEDVKKVAILARLALKEEEISSYTEQLEKILGYVAQLQQIDTQDVPATTRAVEVTNVTRDDTSKITNIRDKLLDLGPQREGEFFRVPKILSD; from the coding sequence ATGAGTAACATCACAAAAGAAGATGTAAAGAAAGTCGCAATCCTTGCACGACTTGCGCTTAAGGAAGAAGAGATTTCATCTTATACTGAGCAACTTGAAAAGATACTTGGATACGTAGCTCAACTACAGCAAATTGACACCCAAGATGTGCCTGCAACAACCAGGGCTGTAGAAGTTACCAATGTTACTAGAGATGACACTTCAAAGATTACCAATATAAGAGATAAACTTTTAGATTTAGGACCTCAGCGTGAGGGTGAATTCTTTCGGGTTCCTAAAATACTTTCTGACTAA
- a CDS encoding aspartate carbamoyltransferase catalytic subunit, which produces MTNWRHRHVIDLASFSLEDYREVLALADRFRETPSTGARRLPALQGHLITTLFFEPSTRTKSSFELAARRLSADVQSFTPTSSSLGKGESLLDTSLTYVAMGADVLVVRHKATNVAAQLAHDLEKAGENTGVLNAGDGLHSHPSQGLLDLYTLAKYFNQKKPEPEVLKGKTIAIVGDILHSRVARSNLWALTACGANVILCGPPSLLPEEFQDFVKEPPPGQVSDPVLNRGEISVTRKLSDALAPADAVMALRLQKERMRENLLSSLDRFHRDYGLTHECLKLCKRPIPVLHPGPVNRGVEISSQLLNDKSICLVEEQVRNGIPIRMALLYLIST; this is translated from the coding sequence ATGACTAATTGGAGACATAGACACGTAATTGATTTAGCCAGCTTCTCCTTAGAGGATTACCGAGAAGTCTTAGCATTAGCTGACCGATTTAGGGAAACGCCATCCACTGGAGCAAGAAGATTACCTGCATTGCAAGGACACTTAATTACAACTTTGTTCTTTGAGCCAAGCACAAGAACAAAAAGTAGTTTTGAACTAGCTGCAAGGCGTCTTTCTGCAGATGTTCAAAGTTTCACACCAACAAGTAGCTCTCTTGGTAAAGGGGAAAGCTTGTTAGATACTTCTCTTACATATGTTGCAATGGGAGCAGATGTACTTGTGGTCAGACATAAGGCAACTAATGTAGCAGCACAATTAGCACATGATCTTGAAAAAGCTGGTGAAAATACAGGGGTTCTAAATGCAGGAGATGGCCTACATAGTCATCCAAGTCAAGGGCTTCTTGATCTTTATACTTTGGCAAAGTATTTCAACCAAAAGAAACCAGAACCTGAAGTTCTTAAAGGAAAAACAATTGCGATTGTAGGCGATATTCTTCATTCTCGAGTTGCACGTTCTAATCTCTGGGCCTTAACAGCCTGTGGTGCAAATGTAATTCTTTGTGGTCCACCAAGTCTTCTTCCGGAAGAATTTCAAGATTTTGTAAAAGAGCCTCCTCCAGGGCAAGTATCTGATCCTGTGCTAAATCGTGGTGAAATATCTGTAACCAGAAAACTTTCGGACGCCTTGGCACCAGCAGATGCTGTAATGGCATTAAGACTACAAAAAGAAAGAATGCGTGAGAACCTGCTTTCGAGTCTTGATAGATTTCATCGTGATTATGGATTAACTCATGAGTGTCTTAAATTATGTAAAAGACCCATTCCTGTACTACATCCTGGCCCAGTTAATAGAGGCGTGGAAATTAGCAGCCAACTTCTTAATGATAAATCAATTTGTCTTGTAGAAGAACAGGTGCGTAATGGCATACCAATTAGGATGGCCTTGCTATACCTAATCTCGACGTAA
- the trmB gene encoding tRNA (guanosine(46)-N7)-methyltransferase TrmB, producing MRQHVNPLSRFFQVSRVFPAVNQLFADPTLPLHLDIGSARGQYLLGLAPLHDNWNFLGVEIRQKLVDLAKRDSEALGIKNLNFFFCNANVNLDEWLYQLPTDLIQRVSIQFPDPWFKRRHYKRRVLQPSLLIALSSVLNEGRELFIKSDISELIDSMAELIELSDCYTLRVETSSQENLSGVMSVPTERETYAIKKKLPVYCLIYQRNNKKVPPLSVLEESWQMTRSKSILGE from the coding sequence GTGCGTCAACATGTCAACCCACTAAGCCGTTTTTTTCAAGTCTCTAGGGTTTTTCCAGCGGTTAATCAATTGTTTGCTGACCCCACACTGCCCCTTCACCTTGATATAGGCTCGGCAAGAGGGCAGTACTTGTTAGGCCTGGCACCTTTGCACGATAATTGGAATTTTTTAGGAGTTGAGATTCGCCAAAAACTTGTAGATTTGGCAAAACGTGATTCTGAAGCTTTAGGAATAAAGAACCTGAATTTCTTTTTTTGTAATGCAAACGTTAACTTGGATGAGTGGCTATATCAGCTGCCTACAGACTTGATCCAAAGAGTATCTATTCAGTTCCCTGACCCTTGGTTTAAGAGACGACATTATAAACGAAGAGTATTACAGCCTTCACTTTTAATTGCTCTATCATCTGTACTTAATGAAGGGAGAGAGCTATTTATTAAGAGTGATATTTCTGAGTTAATTGACTCTATGGCAGAGCTTATAGAATTAAGTGATTGCTACACCTTAAGAGTAGAGACCTCTTCCCAAGAGAATTTAAGTGGTGTGATGAGTGTTCCGACAGAGAGAGAAACTTATGCGATCAAGAAAAAACTTCCTGTTTACTGTCTGATTTATCAAAGAAATAATAAGAAGGTACCACCTTTGTCAGTATTGGAGGAGAGTTGGCAAATGACTAGATCTAAATCAATACTTGGCGAATAA
- the crtR gene encoding beta-carotene hydroxylase, with translation MTKTISNELVTDEPEQHLHSSFNWQKALNKYVDPPNQWNPTLGLFLGGYALAAITIWQWYQGNWPLPLLVGFAFLSLHMEGTVIHDACHNAAHPNRWVNQAMGHGAAILLGFSFPVFTRVHLQHHSHVNDPKNDPDHIVSTFGPVWLIAPRFFYHEYFFFKRRLWRRYELLQWGLERGLFITIILAGIHYNFMNVIYNLWFGPALMVGVTLGIFFDYLPHRPFLSKSRWKNARVYPSRVMNLLIMGQNYHLVHHLWPSIPWFEYQPAYNATKKLLDQKGSPQRMGIFETKEDAMNFIYDVFIGIRSHKKRRSKMRPLAKLLPTLGLQRKWIKLLRRTAVAPNYNRNYYN, from the coding sequence ATGACAAAAACAATATCTAATGAACTTGTGACCGATGAGCCAGAGCAGCATTTGCATTCCTCTTTTAACTGGCAAAAAGCTCTTAATAAATATGTAGATCCACCAAATCAATGGAATCCAACTCTAGGGCTATTTCTAGGAGGCTATGCCTTAGCAGCAATAACTATTTGGCAGTGGTACCAAGGGAATTGGCCACTACCACTGCTTGTTGGCTTTGCATTCCTTTCTCTTCACATGGAAGGGACCGTTATTCACGATGCATGCCATAACGCTGCACACCCAAATCGATGGGTCAATCAAGCCATGGGGCATGGTGCTGCCATATTGCTTGGTTTTAGCTTTCCTGTATTTACGAGAGTTCATCTTCAGCACCATTCTCATGTAAATGATCCCAAAAACGATCCTGATCACATCGTCAGTACTTTTGGGCCGGTTTGGTTAATTGCACCAAGATTTTTTTATCATGAATACTTTTTCTTCAAACGTCGCCTCTGGCGTCGTTATGAGCTTCTTCAATGGGGTCTAGAAAGAGGTCTATTTATTACAATTATCCTTGCTGGTATTCACTACAATTTCATGAATGTTATATACAATTTATGGTTTGGACCTGCACTTATGGTGGGGGTTACATTAGGAATATTTTTCGACTACCTTCCTCACAGGCCTTTTCTTTCTAAGAGTCGCTGGAAAAATGCAAGAGTATATCCAAGTAGAGTAATGAATTTATTAATAATGGGACAAAACTATCATCTAGTTCACCATCTTTGGCCTTCAATACCCTGGTTTGAGTATCAACCTGCCTATAATGCAACGAAGAAGTTACTTGACCAGAAAGGGTCCCCTCAAAGAATGGGTATATTTGAAACTAAGGAAGATGCTATGAATTTCATTTATGACGTATTTATTGGCATACGAAGTCATAAAAAGCGCAGAAGCAAAATGAGGCCGTTAGCAAAACTACTACCAACATTAGGATTACAAAGAAAGTGGATTAAACTTTTAAGACGAACTGCAGTTGCTCCTAATTACAATAGAAATTACTATAATTAG
- a CDS encoding creatininase family protein, with translation MTIKVPGPVEDPDLIRLDLLTWPEVQAYLEECKGIILPIGSTEQHGPTGAIGTDLLTAEAVAIEVGRRTGVLVAPALPYGMAEHHLGFPGTMSLKPETLMTVVHDLVISLARHGFERIFVINGHGGNIATAKAAFAQAYGTAVDRGLLVAPRLRCKLASWFLVAPVFSLARELYGDKEGQHATPSEISLTLHLKPRLIQKQRKLDDPSPVGPINGFKDFRQRYPDGRMGSDPFLAKPEHGSSLLSTAATSLTEDLKQFLIYHE, from the coding sequence TTGACCATTAAGGTTCCAGGGCCAGTGGAAGATCCCGATCTAATTCGTCTTGACTTGCTTACATGGCCGGAGGTACAGGCTTATTTAGAGGAATGCAAGGGAATTATCTTGCCAATTGGGTCAACAGAACAGCATGGCCCCACAGGCGCTATCGGTACAGATTTACTTACAGCGGAGGCCGTAGCGATAGAGGTTGGGAGGCGCACGGGAGTCCTAGTGGCTCCCGCTCTTCCTTATGGAATGGCAGAACATCATCTAGGTTTTCCAGGCACAATGAGTTTAAAGCCGGAAACATTGATGACAGTTGTTCATGACTTGGTTATTTCGTTGGCCAGGCATGGATTTGAAAGGATTTTTGTCATTAATGGCCATGGAGGGAATATTGCTACAGCAAAGGCTGCATTTGCCCAAGCCTATGGGACCGCAGTTGACCGCGGGCTTTTAGTTGCTCCACGATTGCGTTGTAAATTGGCAAGCTGGTTTTTGGTGGCCCCGGTTTTTTCGCTGGCTAGGGAGCTTTATGGAGATAAGGAAGGTCAGCATGCAACTCCAAGTGAAATATCCCTTACACTTCACTTGAAACCTAGGCTAATTCAAAAACAACGCAAGCTAGACGATCCATCCCCTGTTGGACCTATTAATGGCTTTAAGGATTTTCGTCAAAGATATCCTGATGGTCGGATGGGTTCAGATCCGTTTTTAGCTAAGCCAGAACATGGCTCTTCATTGCTTAGCACTGCAGCCACTTCTCTAACTGAGGATCTAAAGCAATTTCTTATTTATCATGAGTAA
- a CDS encoding DUF2555 domain-containing protein: MENPKGLLGKASKLIITEDLQEFDEESVALLAKRLEDDDYPTPFDGLNDWHLLRAIAIHHPELAEPYLHLLDQELFDEE; the protein is encoded by the coding sequence ATGGAGAATCCCAAAGGATTATTGGGGAAGGCCTCAAAACTGATCATCACAGAAGATCTTCAAGAGTTTGATGAAGAATCAGTGGCTCTTCTTGCCAAGCGATTAGAAGATGATGACTATCCAACCCCTTTTGACGGTTTAAACGATTGGCATCTGCTAAGGGCTATAGCCATCCATCACCCAGAACTTGCGGAGCCTTATCTGCATCTTTTAGACCAGGAACTTTTCGATGAGGAGTAA
- a CDS encoding DNA-3-methyladenine glycosylase yields MSANPKTLEERLKVDNVIPLSFFSRPAEIVAPDLIGCKLVKRQSNGEILWGVIVETEAYCQSEPSCHGFNRRSASNETLFGLPGHLYIYLTYGIYHCVNVVTDKPNWASGVLLRALALPNEDERIASGPGLLAKRFELNRSHDNLPLLSENNIWIAFQSLTNEKNTIVRTTRIGISKAESLPYRWYLKESRSVSKRAKGDHCPNKSISWKPSLGISHD; encoded by the coding sequence ATGAGTGCTAATCCGAAAACCCTAGAAGAGAGACTAAAGGTTGATAATGTGATACCCCTCTCTTTTTTTTCAAGACCTGCCGAAATAGTTGCTCCGGATTTAATCGGATGCAAATTAGTGAAGCGACAAAGCAATGGTGAAATCCTTTGGGGAGTCATTGTCGAGACAGAAGCATATTGTCAATCTGAACCTTCCTGTCATGGCTTCAATCGTAGAAGCGCTAGTAACGAAACACTATTTGGTCTACCTGGTCACTTGTACATATATCTAACTTATGGGATCTATCACTGCGTAAATGTAGTAACCGATAAACCGAATTGGGCTAGTGGCGTGCTTCTACGTGCGCTTGCATTGCCAAACGAAGACGAAAGGATTGCTTCTGGCCCTGGCCTACTTGCAAAACGCTTTGAATTAAATAGATCACATGACAATTTGCCTCTATTAAGTGAAAATAATATATGGATAGCATTTCAATCCCTAACTAATGAAAAAAATACTATTGTGAGAACAACAAGAATCGGAATTTCTAAAGCCGAATCGTTACCTTACCGTTGGTATCTAAAAGAAAGTCGGAGTGTTAGCAAACGTGCAAAGGGTGATCATTGTCCTAACAAATCTATTTCATGGAAACCTAGTCTAGGAATATCTCATGACTAA
- a CDS encoding DUF565 domain-containing protein, translating into MVRKLQDTGLYRNIGMAIDRLESWTINPWRRFSLLLIVLFSAFLIGSSIGMINGVLALMDPIGAFFTVLILEIMVRARGVWIFEKRGRISGQLIDVARIGLLYGLLLEGFKLL; encoded by the coding sequence ATGGTCAGGAAACTACAGGACACCGGTTTATATAGAAACATTGGTATGGCCATTGATCGCTTAGAAAGTTGGACTATTAATCCATGGAGGAGATTCTCGTTACTATTAATAGTATTATTTTCAGCTTTTCTAATAGGCAGTTCAATCGGAATGATCAATGGCGTCTTGGCCTTAATGGATCCAATAGGAGCATTTTTTACAGTATTGATTTTGGAAATAATGGTTAGAGCCCGTGGAGTTTGGATCTTTGAGAAACGAGGGAGAATTTCGGGACAGTTAATTGACGTTGCGCGTATTGGTTTGCTTTACGGACTTTTACTAGAAGGCTTTAAGCTTCTGTAG